In Corallococcus macrosporus, the following are encoded in one genomic region:
- a CDS encoding S1 family peptidase translates to MSDDDGARRARAEEALRRTSASLVLLDLGGHTATGFVVSTEGHVVTSLHAVASARAITAVLPDGLRSPVVQVSAVDERRDLAVLCLSVPDLLPALPLGPATLPREGEAVQVLQAHADRPPESRALEVRAVQVLGEWLTLLELSRTLPEDASGSPVLDAKGQVVGLATAALANGRALGLVIPVRYITPLLKTSGPLRPLSALDAPRQRATRVRQVPQHPVGLLEGCATPAVESVAALLGQAINVGAPAYNRGDVEGCYRLYAHTAEQLIDERDDCPGVQRALRDGLLRCEGLKDVEDRAWALRDTFDGLMDVIGRWRQSRPAPLATPTKRPPPKTYLN, encoded by the coding sequence ATGTCCGACGACGACGGGGCACGCCGTGCGCGGGCCGAAGAGGCCTTGCGGCGCACGAGTGCCTCCCTGGTGTTGCTGGACCTGGGCGGCCACACCGCCACGGGCTTCGTGGTCTCCACCGAGGGCCACGTCGTCACCAGCCTCCACGCGGTGGCCAGCGCGCGCGCCATCACCGCCGTGCTCCCGGACGGCCTGCGCTCCCCGGTGGTGCAGGTGTCCGCCGTGGACGAGCGGCGCGACCTGGCCGTCCTGTGCCTGTCCGTCCCGGACCTGCTGCCCGCCCTCCCGCTGGGCCCGGCCACGCTGCCCCGGGAGGGAGAAGCGGTGCAGGTGCTCCAGGCCCATGCGGACCGCCCCCCGGAGTCCCGCGCCCTGGAGGTCCGCGCGGTGCAGGTGCTGGGGGAATGGCTCACCCTCCTGGAGCTGTCCCGCACGCTGCCCGAGGACGCCTCCGGCTCGCCGGTGCTGGACGCGAAGGGGCAGGTGGTGGGGCTGGCCACCGCGGCGCTCGCCAACGGCCGCGCGCTGGGGCTGGTCATCCCGGTGCGCTACATCACGCCGCTCCTCAAGACGTCCGGCCCGCTCCGCCCGCTGTCCGCCCTGGACGCGCCCCGGCAGCGCGCCACCCGCGTGCGCCAGGTGCCCCAGCACCCCGTGGGCCTCCTGGAGGGCTGCGCGACGCCCGCCGTGGAGTCCGTGGCCGCGCTGCTGGGCCAGGCCATCAACGTGGGCGCGCCCGCCTACAACCGGGGCGACGTGGAGGGCTGCTACCGGCTCTACGCGCACACCGCCGAACAGCTCATCGACGAGCGCGACGACTGCCCCGGCGTCCAGCGCGCGCTGCGCGACGGCCTGCTGCGCTGCGAGGGCCTGAAGGACGTGGAGGACCGCGCCTGGGCCCTGCGCGACACGTTCGACGGGCTGATGG
- the uvrA gene encoding excinuclease ABC subunit UvrA — translation MHKTHLVGARTHNLKDLSVDLSEGEFVCVTGVSGGGKSSLALDTLYAEGQRRFVESFSPYARQFLERLERPPMDALEPVAAGVAVDRRAPVKSSRSTVATLADVEPYLSALFTREAMPVCPDCGLEAVRTDARVAARAALREHPDATGVFTYPVRIPDTAAFLDARARLLKDGYHRLMVQGEVKELETLKPGEATDPAGVAQVVVDRVKLTDANLSRVTQALEDAWARADGEALLFLPEAAPKRLRRGLVCPKCAREFELARPGLFSYQSPVGACAPCRGFGRTIGIDWGKVIPNPTLSLAQGAIRPWSGQSTSWEREMLQRYCKQKGIPFDKPWEKLTAAQRESVLQGEGDYDGGRVYPGVRAWFRWMEGRTYKMHVRVLLARYRAYTLCHACGGARLNEQARAWRVGGLDLPGWHGLELTDALGRLDALKTLTGQGDLARRELSARLRYLQRVGLGYLTLDRPARTLSGGEAQRVSLTAALGTSLTGALFVLDEPTVGLHPGDVPPLTEAIAELADRGNIALVIEHDPLVIRSAHRVLELGPGAGRNGGTLCFDGTPEALAKRQDLPTGRMLSGGSEAPRTPRTRTGEIVIREAREHNLKDVSVRVPLGVLCAITGPSGSGKSTLMDEVLYRHLARGLGEKDVEAPGDVAAVEGGAQVEAITFVDQSPLGRTSRGNAATYTKAWDRLRERFASEPDAEVRGLTSAHFSFNVDKGRCEACAGEGYETVEMQFLADVALLCAVCRGRRFKEEVLAVRHQGFSVAQVLEMTVDEVLQHFGDDSALKRTLGPAQRLGLGYLPLGQPLSTLSGGEAQRLKLARALASDAKGTLFLIDEPSAGLHAEDVRHVMASLHALVDRGASVLVVDHDVSVMKGSDWIIDLGPKGGRDGGRLVAEGTPADVAKVQGSATAAALRGEGKPLAKAVKLRRPGKEAPPAIEVEHAREHNLKDVSCRIPLGKMTVVTGPSGSGKSSLVFDVVFAEGQRRFLETLTPYARQFLPTLPRPDVERISSIPPTVALEQRTSRAGATSTVATVTEVAHYLRLMYAKIGEPHCPHDDTPIGATTPAALYAQVLAAKGEGQVLAPAVRARKGTYLDVFTAAARAGITQAIVDGELASTDNPPRLTKTKEHDIDLVMYEGKLAKLPREVFEASLNWGKGAVKLRTGKAETLLSSERTCPKCGTAVPELDPRWFSFNTKQGRCESCEGTGVQGGASAMAEGETAPCRTCGGTRLSPVPRAVRLEGARYHEVVQASVTSTLARVRTWKLKGDRALLGETARQEMLRRLEFLERVGLGYLSLDRNAATLSGGEMQRLRLSAQLGAGLTGAMYVLDEPTIGLHPRDTHRLLDNLRALVETGSTVLVVEHDSDTIRAADHLLDLGPTGGRGGGHILAEGTPDVVLESDSPTALALRAAQVRPPSGRGEPKAWVELKGARANNLQRVDLRLPVGRLNVVSGVSGSGKSTLIRQVLYPALRDKLGLVTSKPGAFDALKGTESIKRVLSVDQSPIGRTPRSVPATFLGIWDELRRVFAATPEAKIRGFGPARFSFNTAAGGRCKVCEGQGAISHEMSFLPDVVTPCEACNGARFDAATLEVRYHGLTVGDVLRLSADEAKDVFRSLPKVAAPLECLADLGVGYLQLGQGSNTLSGGEAQRLKLAAELTATSRHEPTLYVLDEPTTGLHLGDVEKLITFLGRLVDRGDTLVVIEHHPSVIAAGDHVVELGPEGGEGGGRIVGEGTPREVAKLKTPTGRVLKTLFSTEEPRSTRRLTGTVKG, via the coding sequence ATGCACAAGACCCACCTCGTCGGCGCCCGCACCCACAACCTCAAGGATTTGTCCGTCGACCTCTCCGAAGGAGAGTTCGTCTGCGTCACCGGCGTGTCCGGAGGCGGAAAATCGAGCCTCGCGCTGGACACGCTCTACGCGGAGGGCCAGCGGCGCTTCGTGGAGAGCTTCAGCCCGTACGCCCGGCAGTTCCTCGAGCGGCTGGAGCGGCCGCCCATGGACGCGCTGGAGCCGGTGGCCGCGGGCGTCGCGGTGGACCGGCGCGCGCCGGTGAAGAGCTCGCGCTCCACGGTGGCGACGCTGGCGGACGTGGAGCCGTACCTGTCCGCGCTCTTCACCCGTGAGGCCATGCCGGTGTGTCCGGACTGTGGCCTGGAGGCGGTACGCACCGACGCGCGCGTGGCCGCTCGGGCCGCGCTGCGCGAGCACCCGGACGCGACGGGCGTCTTCACGTACCCCGTGCGCATCCCGGACACGGCCGCGTTCCTCGACGCGAGGGCCCGGCTGCTGAAGGACGGCTACCACCGGCTGATGGTGCAGGGCGAGGTGAAGGAGCTGGAGACGCTCAAGCCGGGCGAGGCCACCGACCCCGCGGGCGTGGCGCAGGTGGTGGTGGACCGGGTGAAGCTGACGGACGCGAACCTGTCCCGCGTCACCCAGGCGCTGGAGGATGCGTGGGCGCGCGCGGACGGCGAGGCGCTGCTCTTCCTGCCGGAGGCCGCGCCGAAGCGGCTGCGCCGGGGCCTCGTGTGTCCGAAGTGCGCGCGGGAGTTCGAGCTCGCGAGGCCTGGCCTCTTCAGCTACCAGAGCCCGGTGGGCGCGTGCGCGCCGTGCCGGGGCTTCGGGCGCACCATCGGCATCGACTGGGGGAAGGTGATCCCCAACCCGACGCTGAGCCTGGCGCAGGGGGCCATCCGCCCCTGGTCCGGCCAGTCCACCAGCTGGGAGCGCGAGATGCTCCAGCGCTACTGCAAGCAGAAGGGCATCCCCTTCGACAAGCCGTGGGAGAAGCTCACCGCCGCTCAGCGCGAATCGGTGCTCCAGGGCGAGGGTGACTACGACGGCGGCCGCGTCTACCCGGGCGTGCGCGCGTGGTTCCGGTGGATGGAGGGGCGCACGTACAAGATGCACGTGCGCGTGCTGCTGGCGCGCTATCGCGCGTACACGCTCTGTCACGCCTGCGGTGGTGCGCGGCTCAACGAGCAGGCCCGCGCGTGGCGCGTGGGCGGGCTGGATCTGCCGGGCTGGCACGGCCTGGAGCTGACGGACGCGCTGGGCCGCCTGGACGCGCTGAAGACGCTGACGGGGCAGGGCGACCTGGCGCGGCGCGAGCTGTCCGCGCGCCTGCGCTACCTCCAGCGCGTGGGCCTTGGATACCTGACGCTGGACCGGCCCGCGCGCACGCTGTCCGGCGGCGAGGCGCAGCGTGTGTCGCTCACCGCGGCGCTGGGCACGTCGCTGACGGGCGCGCTCTTCGTGCTGGACGAGCCCACCGTGGGCCTGCACCCGGGGGACGTGCCGCCGCTGACGGAGGCCATCGCGGAGCTGGCGGACCGGGGCAACATCGCGCTGGTCATCGAGCATGATCCGCTGGTCATCCGCTCCGCGCACCGCGTGCTGGAGCTGGGCCCGGGCGCGGGACGCAATGGCGGCACGCTGTGCTTCGACGGCACCCCGGAGGCGCTGGCGAAGCGGCAGGACCTGCCCACGGGCCGCATGCTGTCCGGCGGCTCGGAGGCGCCGCGCACGCCACGCACCCGCACGGGGGAGATCGTCATCCGCGAGGCGCGCGAGCACAACCTCAAGGACGTGTCCGTGCGCGTGCCGCTGGGCGTGCTGTGCGCCATCACCGGCCCCAGCGGCTCCGGCAAGAGCACGCTGATGGACGAGGTGCTGTACCGGCACCTGGCGCGCGGCCTGGGTGAGAAGGACGTGGAGGCCCCCGGCGACGTGGCGGCGGTGGAGGGCGGGGCGCAGGTGGAGGCCATCACCTTCGTGGACCAGTCCCCGCTGGGGCGCACGTCGCGCGGCAACGCGGCCACGTACACCAAGGCTTGGGACCGGCTGCGCGAGCGCTTCGCGTCGGAGCCGGACGCGGAGGTGCGGGGCCTGACGTCCGCGCACTTCTCCTTCAACGTGGACAAGGGCCGCTGCGAGGCCTGCGCCGGTGAAGGCTATGAGACGGTGGAGATGCAGTTCCTCGCGGACGTGGCCCTCTTGTGCGCGGTGTGCCGGGGCCGGCGCTTCAAGGAGGAGGTGCTCGCCGTCCGCCACCAGGGCTTCAGCGTGGCGCAGGTGCTGGAGATGACGGTGGACGAGGTGCTCCAGCACTTCGGCGACGATTCCGCGTTGAAGCGCACGCTGGGGCCGGCGCAGCGGCTGGGCCTGGGCTACCTGCCCCTGGGCCAGCCCCTGTCCACGCTGTCCGGCGGCGAGGCGCAGCGGCTCAAGCTGGCGCGCGCGCTGGCGAGCGACGCGAAGGGCACGCTGTTCCTCATCGACGAGCCGAGCGCCGGCCTCCACGCGGAGGACGTGCGCCACGTGATGGCGTCGCTGCACGCGCTGGTGGACCGGGGCGCGAGCGTGCTCGTGGTGGACCACGACGTGTCGGTGATGAAGGGCTCGGACTGGATCATCGACCTGGGGCCCAAGGGCGGCCGCGACGGTGGCCGGCTGGTGGCGGAGGGCACGCCCGCGGACGTGGCGAAGGTGCAGGGCAGCGCCACCGCCGCCGCGCTCCGGGGCGAGGGCAAGCCGCTGGCGAAGGCGGTGAAGCTGCGCCGTCCGGGGAAGGAGGCGCCGCCCGCCATCGAGGTGGAGCACGCGCGCGAGCACAACCTCAAGGACGTGTCCTGCCGCATCCCCCTGGGGAAGATGACGGTGGTGACGGGCCCCAGCGGCTCCGGCAAGAGCTCGCTGGTGTTCGACGTCGTCTTCGCGGAAGGGCAGCGCCGCTTCCTGGAGACGCTGACGCCGTACGCCCGGCAGTTCCTGCCCACGCTGCCGCGCCCGGACGTGGAGCGCATCAGCAGCATCCCGCCCACCGTGGCGCTGGAGCAGCGCACGTCGCGCGCGGGGGCCACCAGCACCGTGGCCACCGTCACCGAGGTGGCCCACTACCTGCGCCTCATGTACGCGAAGATTGGCGAGCCGCACTGCCCGCACGATGACACGCCCATTGGCGCCACCACGCCCGCGGCGCTCTACGCGCAGGTGCTGGCGGCGAAGGGCGAAGGGCAGGTGCTGGCGCCCGCGGTGCGCGCTCGCAAGGGCACGTACCTGGACGTCTTCACCGCGGCGGCGCGCGCGGGCATCACGCAGGCCATCGTGGACGGGGAGCTGGCGTCCACGGACAACCCGCCGCGCCTGACGAAGACGAAGGAGCACGACATCGACCTCGTGATGTACGAGGGCAAGCTCGCGAAGCTGCCGCGCGAGGTGTTCGAGGCGTCGCTCAACTGGGGCAAGGGCGCCGTGAAGCTGCGCACGGGCAAGGCGGAGACGCTCCTGTCCAGTGAGCGCACGTGCCCGAAGTGCGGCACCGCCGTGCCGGAGCTGGACCCGCGCTGGTTCTCCTTCAACACGAAGCAGGGCCGCTGCGAGTCGTGCGAGGGCACCGGCGTGCAGGGCGGAGCCTCCGCGATGGCCGAGGGCGAGACGGCCCCGTGCCGCACCTGCGGCGGCACCCGCCTGTCCCCGGTGCCGCGCGCGGTGCGGCTGGAGGGCGCGCGCTACCACGAGGTGGTGCAGGCCTCGGTGACGTCCACGCTCGCGCGCGTGCGCACCTGGAAGCTCAAGGGCGACCGGGCGCTGCTGGGCGAGACGGCGCGGCAGGAGATGCTGCGCCGCCTGGAGTTCCTGGAGCGCGTGGGCCTGGGCTACCTGTCCCTGGACCGCAACGCCGCCACGCTGTCCGGCGGTGAGATGCAGCGGCTGCGGCTGTCCGCGCAGCTGGGCGCGGGGCTCACCGGCGCGATGTACGTGCTGGACGAGCCCACCATCGGCCTGCACCCGCGCGACACGCACCGGCTGCTCGACAACCTGCGCGCGCTGGTGGAGACGGGCTCCACGGTGCTGGTGGTGGAGCATGACTCGGACACCATCCGCGCCGCGGATCACCTGCTGGACCTGGGGCCCACGGGCGGCCGGGGCGGTGGCCACATCCTGGCGGAGGGCACGCCCGACGTGGTGCTGGAGTCGGACTCGCCCACCGCGCTGGCGCTCCGGGCCGCGCAGGTGCGGCCTCCTTCCGGGAGGGGCGAGCCGAAGGCGTGGGTGGAGCTGAAGGGCGCGCGCGCGAACAACCTCCAGCGCGTGGACCTGCGGCTGCCGGTGGGGCGGCTCAACGTCGTCTCCGGCGTGTCGGGCTCCGGCAAGAGCACGCTCATCCGGCAGGTGCTGTACCCGGCGCTGCGCGACAAGCTGGGGCTCGTGACGTCGAAGCCCGGCGCGTTCGATGCGCTCAAGGGCACGGAGTCCATCAAGCGGGTGCTGTCGGTGGATCAGTCGCCCATTGGCCGCACGCCGCGCTCGGTGCCGGCGACGTTCCTGGGCATCTGGGACGAACTGCGCCGCGTGTTCGCGGCCACGCCGGAAGCGAAGATCCGCGGCTTCGGGCCGGCGCGCTTCTCCTTCAACACGGCGGCCGGTGGCCGCTGCAAGGTGTGCGAAGGGCAGGGCGCCATCTCCCATGAGATGTCCTTCCTGCCGGACGTCGTCACGCCGTGCGAGGCCTGCAACGGGGCGCGCTTCGACGCCGCCACGCTGGAGGTGCGCTACCACGGGCTCACCGTGGGCGACGTGCTGCGCCTGTCCGCCGACGAGGCGAAGGACGTGTTCCGTTCGCTGCCCAAGGTCGCCGCTCCGCTGGAGTGCCTGGCGGACCTGGGCGTGGGCTACCTGCAACTGGGCCAGGGCTCCAACACGCTGTCCGGCGGCGAGGCGCAACGGCTCAAGCTGGCCGCGGAGCTGACGGCCACGTCCCGCCACGA